The sequence CACAGATGCGATGGGGGTGGGTGCCCTCTCTGAGCCGAACCTGCGGTGACCTACTTCCCAGCAAATACCGACCGGGAGTCGCATGGGCCTTCTCAAGCCCCAGGTTTATACCCGCCGCTTGCTGTCCACTGTCGCGGGTTATGCATAACGACTCTTTACTACGAGGATTCACTTTCGTTCACCCGTCCCATCTTCGGCTCGCCTGTAGCTCCCGGTGGACCCGTTCGCCCTTGGACTTTTCACCTCGGCTTAGCACCTTCTGGTTACCCGGAACGCACCCGAGGCTGCCGACCGACTCCAGGTCACAAGCCGGGGGACATCGCTCTCACGCAGATGTTCCACTGTCAGAATGCGACCTCACGTCGCACATACTCGTTGCAGTCCCCGCCGCCGACGAACGCCGTCCCCTTCTTCATCTTGTCGGCGAGCGCCGTGAGTTCCTCGGCTTCGCGCTCTCGGCCGCGGGGCGAGTTGAACGCGGCGTGCCACGAGGTGACAACAACGTCGACCTCCGGAACCTCGGCGAGCTGGGTGACGACGATGGTGGGCGGCGTCCGCCAGTACCGCAGTTGCTCCAGCCGCTGAGCCTGCGGGAAAGTCTCGGGGCGCAGGAAGAGGGCGGTGGGGTTGCGGCCCGACCCGTTCGGGCTGAGGAAGCCCCTCATCCCGAGGATGCCCTCTGCCGCGCGGAGACGGCGCTGGTCGTGGAGGTGGCTGTAGGTGGCTTCCTGGCGGAGGATCACGTCGGGGCGCCGGGGCGCGAGGAACTCCTCGTGGGCAGCCCGCCACCTGCGCGGGTGCTCCCCGTTCTCGTGGTCTTCTCCGCCGTCCTTCTCCAGGTTGAGGGTGATGATTCGCACGACCGGCTCGTCGTACTCGTCGAGCGCCGCAGGTGTGGGCAAGAGTCCTCCTTGTGGTC comes from Streptomyces sp. NBC_01142 and encodes:
- a CDS encoding endonuclease/exonuclease/phosphatase family protein, with protein sequence MPTPAALDEYDEPVVRIITLNLEKDGGEDHENGEHPRRWRAAHEEFLAPRRPDVILRQEATYSHLHDQRRLRAAEGILGMRGFLSPNGSGRNPTALFLRPETFPQAQRLEQLRYWRTPPTIVVTQLAEVPEVDVVVTSWHAAFNSPRGREREAEELTALADKMKKGTAFVGGGDCNEYVRREVAF